The segment AACTTCAATGCATTACCGCCAGTCGTGGTTTCAGGGGAACCGAACATCACACCAATCTTCATTCGAATCTGGTTAATAAAGATCACTGTTGTATTAGTACGCTTAATTGCACCAGTCAATTTACGTAAGGCCTGACTCATCAAGCGAGCCTGCAAGCCAGGCAATGAATCGCCCATGTCGCCCTCAATCTCCGCTCTTGGTACCAAGGCTGCTACTGAGTCAATCACGATTAAGTCAATTGAACCTGACCGCACTAATGCATCGGCAATTTCCAATGCTTGCTCGCCAGTATCTGGTTGTGAAATCAACAGATTATTCACATCAACACCTAGGCGTGACGCGTATTGCACATCCAGCGCATGCTCAGCATCAATAAATGCACAGGTGCCGCCGATCTTTTGCATTTCTGCAATCGCGTGCAAAGTCAGTGTTGTTTTTCCTGATGACTCTGGCCCATAAATTTCAATGACACGGCCGCGCGCCAACCCACCTACTCCTAGCGCAATATCTAAACCTAATGAACCACTGGAAACGACTTGAATATCTTGATGTATCTCTGCGTCGCCCAATCGCATGATTGAGCCTTTACCGAATTGCTTTTCAATTTGTGCCAAGGCCGCAGTTAAGGCCTTTTGCTTGTCCCCACTCATGCCGTCAAACTCTGATGAGGCTGATTTTTTCTTATCATCCAAGGCCATTTTTTAATTCCTTTTCGCTATGTATTGGGCTTTTTCCCGAAGATTCTGTACTTTTTAACAACTTAGAAGTTACTGTATATAAAAACAGTACTATTTGCAAGGAACTTTTTAAGCCTTATGGCTGATTTTTGCTTGGGGCCGTTCTGACGCGATCCCAGTAGAAAAATAGTGGAATAGCGGCTCCCCAAACAATGGCCAGCAATATGAGACCGCCAACCTGTCCGTTTGGTCCCCATCCACCCGCGCCCATCCTGATACCTGCCTCATAAGACATGGGGCCTGCAATAGCGCCTAGTACCGCACCCAAGATGGGTCTGCCGCGCAACCAAGTTAGTGACCCATTTATAGTGCTCGCGACTAAAGCCCAGAGCGTCCACATCCAAATTGGCGATAAATACTGGCTTGGCCACGCATCTTCAAAGACCAAAAATCCTGATAAGGAAATAAGTGAGTCAGCGCACACTCCGTATATAGCAGCCTTCAATAGGAGGTTCATCTCCAATGCTGCTTGATCAGAGCGCCAAATATGAATAGCAAGATAGAGTAAGGTGACTACTACAGGCCAAAACACCTGCTGATTAGCAGCCCCAATGACACAGGCAAACCAACCCAACTGGAAAAGTACAAAGTTCCAAAATTTAGCCATCGCTTAAACCCAAGCAAGTTACCCAAGAAAAAGGCCACTGCCGCTGGGCAATGGCCTAATAATGTGGTGGCGAATCAGGGATTTGAACCCCGGACCTGCGGATTATGATTCCGTCGCTCTAACCAGCTGAGCTAATTCGCCGAAGTTGGGATTCTAGCTTATTTGGCTAAGTCGATCAATTTTATTTAGCGCGTGAGAAGAGCTTTTTATAGACCTCTTTCACGAAAATCCAGAGGGCTGGCAGACCTGGAATCACAATCATCGCTAGGGCTACCAAGGAGAAATTGCTCTTCACCCAAGGGTGGTCACCAATCAAGAAGCCAAGACTTGTCAGACTGCAAACCCAAACAATACCGCCAATAACGTTATAGAAAACAAAGACGGAATACCGCATGTGCGCCACCCCCGCCACAAATGGAGCAAAAGTGCGAATAAATGGCATAAAACGCCCTAAAACGATGGTGATTGGGCCATATTTCTCATAAAAGGCATGTGCTTTATCAAAGGCATTGCGATTAAACCAGCGTGAGTTTTCCCATGAAAAAACTCGATTGCCAATCGTTCGGCCAATGGAGTAATTGAGCGCGTCCCCCATCACGGCAGCGGCGGTAAGCAATGCCATCAGCGCTACCAAATCCAAACCACCCACTGCGGCAATGGCTCCAGCAACAAATAACAATGAGTCGCCCGGTAAAAAAGGCATGACTACTAGACCAGTTTCTACAAAAATAATCGCAAACAACAGGGCATAAATCCAAACGCCCCATTGGTTGGCAACTAAGGCCAGATTTTTATCGAGGTGCAAAAACAAATCGATGAGATAGGAAAAATCCAAAGGGACTCCAAGTTGTTTGGGAAATGCAATTGAAATAACGCTTGGCACAAGCCTTAGGGCTCTATTCTAAAGAAAGCCATATCCAGTCACTAGATATTACTTTCTGCAAACTACTTGATTTGAAAGCTACTCACCCCTTCATCCCGGTTGTAGCGGACAAAAACCTCAATGTTCTTTGCTAGAAAGAGTTTTTTCAGAACCTCATCCTTATTTTCAAAAATAATGGCAGTTTGCTCTGGGTATCGAGAAAATGGATCACTCATTACTTCAATAGGCTGACCATCGACCTTAATCAATCGAATAGTGCGCTTATGTAAACGGTCCGATTGAATAAAGATGAGCCGCTTAATGTATTTATCGAGTACCAGTTTTTGACCTTGCTCATTCGTCTTATAGTAGTAAACGAGCTCCTCTTTGCCATTTTTAGTGACATCACGCTCTTCATCCCACTTTGCTATTGCGGGTTGACTCATCAAAATACTCAGGGTGGCTAGCGCTACGATCCTATACAGTTGCATCATTGACCTTCTTTAAGAGATTGCTTTATCTTATCAGCCATTTCATATGCGACTACTATCCATCTCCCTTGGCAAAGCAGGCCCCTTGTTTGGATTAAATCATCCCGACTACTCAAGCGTAGCTTCTGCAATTCATAAAAAGCCGGTGAGTACGCCCAGCCAAGCAAGTCCAGTGGAAATTAAACCCTTAGGGGTTGTGGGTGACGAGCAAGCGGATTTATCGGTGCATGGTGGTCTTGAGAAAGCGATTTATGTTTATCCCATGGAGCACTATGCTTTTTGGAATGAACTCCTTACCAGAGAAACTAAACAAGTAGTCAATCTCCAACATGGCTCTATGGGCGAGAACTTCACTATCGAAGGACTTCTTGAGCATGAAGTATTTGTAGGTGACAAGATGAGCATTGGCGATCTTGAATTTACAGTTGTCAAACTCAGAGAGCCTTGCTTTAAGTTCAATGCCAAGATGAAATACAAGGGCGCAGCCAAGGCTATGCTGCAATCAGGTAAAAGTGGTTGGTACTTACGTGTCACCCAACCCGGAACATTAATAGCTGGCGCCTCTATTACCATCACACCAGGCCAAAGAATTACCTCAATAGCCAGTCAAAATAAGGCTC is part of the Polynucleobacter sp. es-EL-1 genome and harbors:
- the recA gene encoding recombinase RecA is translated as MDDKKKSASSEFDGMSGDKQKALTAALAQIEKQFGKGSIMRLGDAEIHQDIQVVSSGSLGLDIALGVGGLARGRVIEIYGPESSGKTTLTLHAIAEMQKIGGTCAFIDAEHALDVQYASRLGVDVNNLLISQPDTGEQALEIADALVRSGSIDLIVIDSVAALVPRAEIEGDMGDSLPGLQARLMSQALRKLTGAIKRTNTTVIFINQIRMKIGVMFGSPETTTGGNALKFYASMRLDIRRIGSIKKGDEVVGNETRVKVVKNKVSPPFREAIFDIMYGAGISREGEIIDMGVEADIVEKSGSWYSYNGDRIGQGKDNVREFLKENPAIAQDIEAKIREKLGVKAGTAVISDVVSEEEEA
- a CDS encoding DUF2878 domain-containing protein, which codes for MAKFWNFVLFQLGWFACVIGAANQQVFWPVVVTLLYLAIHIWRSDQAALEMNLLLKAAIYGVCADSLISLSGFLVFEDAWPSQYLSPIWMWTLWALVASTINGSLTWLRGRPILGAVLGAIAGPMSYEAGIRMGAGGWGPNGQVGGLILLAIVWGAAIPLFFYWDRVRTAPSKNQP
- a CDS encoding VTT domain-containing protein codes for the protein MDFSYLIDLFLHLDKNLALVANQWGVWIYALLFAIIFVETGLVVMPFLPGDSLLFVAGAIAAVGGLDLVALMALLTAAAVMGDALNYSIGRTIGNRVFSWENSRWFNRNAFDKAHAFYEKYGPITIVLGRFMPFIRTFAPFVAGVAHMRYSVFVFYNVIGGIVWVCSLTSLGFLIGDHPWVKSNFSLVALAMIVIPGLPALWIFVKEVYKKLFSRAK
- a CDS encoding MOSC domain-containing protein — its product is MRLLSISLGKAGPLFGLNHPDYSSVASAIHKKPVSTPSQASPVEIKPLGVVGDEQADLSVHGGLEKAIYVYPMEHYAFWNELLTRETKQVVNLQHGSMGENFTIEGLLEHEVFVGDKMSIGDLEFTVVKLREPCFKFNAKMKYKGAAKAMLQSGKSGWYLRVTQPGTLIAGASITITPGQRITSIASQNKALFNRGNQQDLWD